Proteins from one Pseudomonas bijieensis genomic window:
- the mprF gene encoding bifunctional lysylphosphatidylglycerol flippase/synthetase MprF, with protein MRAHSSDPQDSATATQPIKAERLRWLDRISQYRQPIGLAVTLLLFAIALIACRHLLSELDLYALHDSILEVPRPALLGAIAATVAGFIILLGYEWSASRYAGVTLPPQTMVLGGFTAFAIGNAIGLSLLSGGSVRYRLYARHGLGASDVAHMTLFASLSLGCALPPLAALATLSNLPAASAALHLPATLLGAISVAVLLLTSVLAIGIYRRRLPEQPHRDSLLVKAGRRTLRLPGRRLTFLQLVITALDVAAAATVLYLLLPEAPPFGAFLLVYLLALAAGVLSHVPGGVGVFEAILLAAFADKLGAAPLAAALLLYRLIYVLLPMLVACVLLLINEAQRLFQTRQTLRAASGLAAPILAVLVFLSGVVLLFSGVTPEIDTRLEHIGFLIPHRLVDASHFGASLVGVLCLLLAQGLRRRLSAAWMLTTILLLVGALLSLLKGFDWEEATLLTLTASLLAVFRRSFYRPSRLTELPFSPLFLIASLCVLGASIWLLLFAYQDVPYSHQLWWQFTLDADAPRGLRSLLGAAVLLVVVSLTWLLRTARPVIHLPTAEELERAKTILMASSQPDGGLALTGDKALLFHPNDEAFLMYARRGRSLVALYDPIGPTQQRAEMIWQFRDLCDIHHARPVFYQVRAENLPYYMDIGLTAIKLGEEARVDLKRFDLEAKGKEMKDLRYTWNRGTRDGLSLEIHEPGQAPMDELKVISDAWLTGKNVREKGFSLGRFSDDYLKHFRIAVIRFEGRPVAFANLLETHSHDLASLDLMRAHPEAPKLTMEFMMVGLIQHYKNHDYARFSLGMVPLSGLQPRRGAPLTQRLGSMVFRRGEQLYNFQGLRRFKDKFQPDWEPRYMAVPAGLDPLVALADTAALIAGGLTGLVKR; from the coding sequence ATGCGCGCCCACTCGTCTGACCCGCAAGACTCCGCTACTGCGACACAACCGATCAAGGCCGAGCGACTGCGTTGGCTGGATCGGATCAGCCAGTACCGCCAGCCCATCGGCCTCGCCGTCACGCTGCTGCTGTTTGCGATTGCATTGATTGCCTGCCGCCACCTGCTGAGCGAGCTCGATCTGTACGCCCTGCACGACTCTATTCTGGAGGTGCCCCGGCCAGCCCTGCTCGGTGCGATCGCCGCCACGGTGGCCGGTTTCATCATTCTCCTGGGCTACGAATGGTCCGCCAGCCGTTACGCCGGAGTGACGCTGCCACCACAAACCATGGTCCTGGGCGGATTCACCGCGTTCGCCATCGGCAATGCCATTGGCCTGTCACTGCTGTCGGGCGGTTCGGTGCGCTACCGCCTGTATGCGCGTCATGGCCTGGGGGCCTCGGATGTCGCCCACATGACGCTGTTCGCCAGCCTGTCCCTGGGCTGCGCGTTGCCGCCGCTGGCGGCCCTGGCGACGCTCAGCAACCTGCCCGCCGCGTCCGCTGCGCTGCACCTGCCTGCGACTTTGCTGGGGGCCATTTCCGTGGCGGTGCTGCTGCTCACCAGCGTGTTGGCCATCGGTATTTACCGCCGGCGCCTGCCGGAACAGCCTCATCGGGACAGCCTGCTGGTCAAGGCCGGGCGCCGCACACTGCGCCTGCCGGGCCGACGCCTGACCTTCCTGCAACTGGTGATCACCGCGCTGGACGTCGCCGCCGCCGCCACCGTGTTGTATCTGTTGCTGCCCGAGGCGCCGCCGTTCGGCGCTTTCCTGCTGGTGTACCTGCTGGCACTGGCCGCCGGGGTGCTCAGCCATGTACCGGGCGGTGTCGGCGTGTTCGAAGCGATCCTGCTGGCCGCGTTTGCCGACAAACTCGGCGCCGCCCCACTGGCCGCCGCGCTGTTGCTGTATCGCTTGATCTACGTGCTGCTGCCGATGCTGGTGGCTTGCGTATTGCTGCTGATCAATGAAGCGCAACGGCTGTTCCAGACGCGCCAGACCCTGCGGGCGGCGTCGGGCCTCGCGGCACCGATCCTGGCAGTGCTGGTGTTCCTCTCGGGCGTGGTGCTGCTGTTTTCCGGGGTGACACCAGAAATCGACACCCGCCTGGAGCACATCGGTTTCCTGATCCCTCATCGGCTGGTCGACGCTTCGCACTTCGGCGCCAGCCTGGTGGGCGTGTTGTGCCTGTTGCTCGCCCAGGGGCTGCGTCGCCGCCTGTCGGCGGCCTGGATGCTGACCACCATTTTGCTGCTGGTGGGCGCCCTGCTCTCCCTACTCAAGGGTTTTGACTGGGAAGAAGCCACGTTGCTGACGCTGACGGCCTCCCTGCTGGCGGTATTCCGGCGCTCCTTCTATCGTCCGAGTCGCCTGACCGAGCTGCCGTTTTCCCCACTGTTCCTGATCGCCAGCCTTTGCGTGCTTGGCGCGTCGATCTGGCTGTTGCTGTTTGCTTACCAGGACGTGCCCTACAGCCATCAACTCTGGTGGCAGTTCACCCTCGACGCCGACGCCCCTCGTGGCCTGCGCTCGCTGCTGGGGGCGGCAGTGCTGCTGGTGGTGGTGTCCCTGACCTGGCTGCTGCGCACCGCCCGGCCGGTGATCCATTTGCCGACCGCAGAAGAACTGGAGCGGGCCAAGACGATCCTCATGGCGTCTTCGCAACCCGACGGTGGCCTGGCCCTGACCGGTGACAAGGCATTGCTGTTTCACCCCAACGACGAAGCCTTCCTGATGTATGCCCGCCGTGGTCGCAGCCTGGTGGCGTTGTATGACCCTATCGGGCCAACCCAACAACGGGCCGAAATGATCTGGCAGTTCCGTGACCTGTGTGACATCCACCATGCCCGCCCGGTGTTCTACCAGGTGCGTGCCGAGAACCTGCCGTACTACATGGACATCGGCCTGACAGCCATCAAGCTGGGCGAGGAAGCACGGGTCGACCTCAAGCGTTTCGATCTCGAAGCCAAGGGCAAAGAGATGAAGGACTTGCGTTACACCTGGAACCGCGGCACCCGTGACGGGCTTTCGCTGGAGATCCACGAACCGGGCCAGGCACCGATGGATGAGCTCAAGGTCATTTCCGATGCCTGGCTGACCGGCAAGAACGTGCGCGAGAAAGGTTTTTCCCTGGGCCGTTTCAGCGACGACTACCTCAAGCACTTTCGTATCGCGGTGATTCGATTCGAAGGCCGCCCGGTCGCATTCGCCAACCTGCTGGAGACCCACAGCCATGATCTGGCCAGCCTCGACCTGATGCGCGCCCACCCCGAAGCCCCGAAGCTGACCATGGAGTTCATGATGGTCGGCCTCATCCAACACTATAAGAACCATGACTATGCCCGCTTCAGCCTGGGCATGGTCCCACTGTCGGGCCTGCAGCCGCGTCGTGGCGCGCCGCTGACCCAGCGCCTAGGCTCGATGGTGTTCCGCCGTGGCGAGCAGCTCTACAACTTCCAGGGGCTGCGCCGCTTCAAAGATAAATTCCAGCCTGACTGGGAACCTCGTTACATGGCCGTGCCCGCCGGACTCGATCCGCTGGTGGCGCTGGCCGATACTGCCGCCCTGATTGCAGGCGGCCTGACTGGACTGGTGAAACGCTGA
- a CDS encoding virulence factor family protein: MMQRSWRYVVAALLVLAVILGGGYWYWNRPAPQPTLEQLAPADGVAMTRVIPGTKPRAQVLVAVNEDQKLSDTQLTTLSRSGSAQIVQVILPKDCMLQGRALQAGLRQLQGPATLVSGIGPGAVLAWRWLAEQKDDKAKAVSVDLALEKPGCTHLLPKSAAHGHWLVAWNDNPDDTSAGFVRDQKNAETSISDYDINLPQVLNNELRKILVGADKGKGGLSIPVVEVPASQARDTVTLFLSGDGGWRDLDRDVADEMAKIGYPVVGIDTLRYYWQHKSPEQSAVDLAELMQHYRQIWGTKRFILTGYSFGADVLPAIYNRLPATEQQRVDAIILLAFARTGSFEIEVEGWLGNAGTEAATGPEMAKLPAEKVVCIYGGEEADESGCTDKTAVGEAIKLPGGHHFDENYPALAKRLIDEINKRQSKPADQ; encoded by the coding sequence ATGATGCAACGCTCCTGGCGATACGTAGTGGCCGCCCTGCTGGTGCTGGCGGTGATTCTCGGTGGCGGTTACTGGTACTGGAACCGCCCGGCCCCGCAACCCACCCTGGAACAACTGGCGCCCGCCGACGGCGTGGCAATGACCCGGGTCATCCCTGGCACCAAGCCACGTGCCCAGGTGCTGGTGGCGGTCAATGAAGACCAGAAGCTCAGCGACACCCAATTGACGACCCTCAGCCGCAGCGGCTCGGCACAGATCGTCCAGGTGATCCTGCCCAAGGACTGCATGCTGCAAGGCCGCGCCCTGCAAGCGGGCCTGCGGCAGCTCCAGGGGCCGGCCACGCTGGTTAGCGGCATCGGCCCTGGCGCCGTGCTGGCCTGGCGCTGGCTGGCCGAGCAGAAAGACGACAAGGCCAAGGCCGTTTCGGTGGACCTGGCCCTGGAAAAACCCGGCTGCACGCACTTGCTGCCCAAAAGCGCGGCCCATGGCCACTGGCTGGTGGCGTGGAACGATAACCCTGACGACACCAGCGCCGGTTTCGTACGGGATCAGAAAAATGCCGAAACCAGCATCAGCGACTACGACATCAACCTGCCGCAAGTGCTGAACAACGAACTGCGCAAGATCCTGGTAGGCGCCGACAAGGGCAAGGGTGGCCTGAGCATCCCGGTGGTGGAAGTCCCAGCCAGCCAGGCGCGGGACACCGTAACCCTGTTCCTCTCCGGCGACGGTGGCTGGCGTGACCTGGACCGCGACGTGGCCGATGAAATGGCCAAGATCGGCTACCCAGTGGTCGGTATCGACACCCTGCGCTACTACTGGCAGCACAAGAGCCCTGAGCAGAGCGCGGTCGACCTGGCCGAACTGATGCAGCACTACCGTCAGATCTGGGGCACCAAGCGCTTCATCCTGACCGGCTACTCCTTCGGCGCCGACGTGCTGCCGGCCATCTACAATCGCCTGCCAGCCACCGAACAACAGCGGGTCGATGCGATCATCCTGCTGGCCTTCGCCCGCACCGGCAGCTTCGAGATCGAAGTCGAAGGCTGGCTCGGCAACGCCGGCACCGAGGCGGCCACCGGCCCGGAAATGGCCAAGCTGCCTGCCGAGAAAGTGGTGTGCATCTATGGCGGCGAAGAGGCTGACGAAAGCGGTTGCACCGACAAGACCGCCGTGGGCGAAGCCATCAAACTGCCCGGCGGCCACCACTTTGACGAAAACTACCCGGCCCTGGCCAAGCGCCTGATCGATGAGATCAACAAGCGCCAGAGCAAGCCTGCCGACCAGTGA
- a CDS encoding potassium transporter Kup, translating to MLVAAVGVVYGDIGTSPLYTLKEVFSGAYGVPVNHDGVLGILSLIFWSLIWVVSIKYMMFVLRADNQGEGGIMALTALARRAAAGKARLRTFLVVCGLIGAALFYGDSMITPAISVLSAIEGLGLAFEGIDHWVVPLSLVVLVGLFLIQRHGTARIGILFGPIMVTWFLVLGALGVYGISQQPEVMHAINPAWAVRFFVVHPGMGVAILGAVVLALTGAEALYADMGHFGRKPIARAWFILVLPALVLNYFGQGALLLGDPEAARNPFYLLAPSWALIPLVGLSTLATVIASQAVISGAFSLTRQAIQLGYIPRMYIQHTSSAEQGQIYIGAVNWSLMVGVVLLVLGFESSGALASAYGVAVTGTMLMTTILVSAVILLLWKWPPFLAVPLLFGFLLVDGLYFAANVPKIIQGGAFPVIAGIALFVLMTTWKRGKQLLVDRLDEGALPLPIFISSIRVQPPHRVQGTAVFLTARSDAVPHALLHNLLHNQVLHEQVVLLTVVYEDIPRVPPQRRFEVDAYGEGFFRVILHFGFTDEPDVPQALKLCHLDDLDFSPMRTTYFLSRETVIASKLEGMARWREILFAFMLKNANGNLRFFNLPLNRVIELGTQVEM from the coding sequence ATGCTGGTCGCGGCGGTCGGAGTGGTTTATGGCGATATCGGCACAAGCCCGTTGTACACCCTCAAGGAAGTGTTTTCCGGTGCCTATGGCGTGCCTGTCAATCACGATGGGGTGCTGGGGATTCTCTCGCTGATTTTCTGGTCGCTGATCTGGGTCGTGTCGATCAAGTACATGATGTTCGTCCTGCGCGCCGACAACCAGGGCGAGGGCGGGATCATGGCGCTCACTGCCCTGGCGCGGCGAGCGGCGGCGGGAAAGGCACGACTGCGGACATTCCTGGTGGTCTGCGGCTTGATCGGTGCGGCGCTGTTCTACGGCGACAGCATGATCACCCCGGCGATTTCCGTACTCTCGGCAATTGAAGGCCTTGGCCTGGCGTTCGAAGGCATCGATCACTGGGTGGTGCCGTTGTCGTTGGTGGTGCTGGTGGGGTTGTTCCTGATCCAGCGCCACGGTACCGCACGGATTGGCATCCTGTTTGGCCCGATCATGGTCACCTGGTTCCTGGTGCTCGGCGCTCTTGGCGTTTACGGCATCAGTCAGCAACCGGAAGTGATGCATGCGATCAACCCGGCCTGGGCTGTGCGCTTTTTTGTCGTCCATCCTGGCATGGGTGTGGCGATCCTTGGCGCGGTGGTACTGGCACTGACCGGCGCCGAAGCCCTGTACGCCGACATGGGCCACTTCGGCCGCAAACCGATCGCCCGGGCTTGGTTCATCCTGGTGTTGCCGGCGCTGGTGCTCAATTATTTCGGCCAGGGGGCGTTGCTGCTGGGTGACCCGGAAGCGGCGCGCAACCCGTTCTATCTGCTGGCGCCAAGCTGGGCACTGATCCCGTTGGTGGGCCTGTCGACCCTGGCCACGGTGATCGCTTCGCAAGCGGTGATTTCCGGCGCGTTCTCCCTGACGCGTCAGGCGATTCAGCTCGGTTATATCCCGCGCATGTACATCCAGCACACCTCCAGCGCCGAGCAGGGCCAGATCTACATCGGTGCGGTGAACTGGTCGCTGATGGTCGGCGTGGTGCTGCTGGTACTGGGTTTCGAGTCTTCCGGCGCGCTGGCCTCGGCCTACGGCGTGGCAGTGACCGGTACCATGCTGATGACCACGATCCTGGTGTCCGCGGTGATCCTGCTGTTGTGGAAATGGCCGCCGTTTCTGGCGGTGCCGCTGTTGTTCGGTTTCCTGCTGGTGGACGGCCTGTACTTCGCTGCCAACGTGCCGAAGATCATCCAGGGCGGCGCTTTCCCGGTCATCGCCGGCATTGCCTTGTTCGTGCTGATGACCACCTGGAAGCGCGGCAAGCAGTTGCTGGTGGATCGCCTGGATGAAGGGGCGCTGCCGCTGCCGATCTTCATCAGCAGCATCCGCGTGCAGCCCCCTCACCGTGTCCAGGGTACCGCCGTGTTCCTGACCGCGCGTTCGGACGCAGTGCCCCACGCGTTGTTGCACAACCTGTTGCACAATCAGGTGCTGCATGAGCAAGTCGTACTGCTGACGGTGGTCTATGAAGATATCCCCCGGGTGCCGCCGCAACGGCGCTTCGAGGTCGACGCCTATGGCGAAGGGTTCTTCCGGGTGATCCTGCACTTCGGCTTTACCGACGAGCCGGACGTCCCGCAGGCGCTCAAGCTTTGCCATCTGGATGACCTGGACTTCAGTCCGATGCGCACGACCTACTTCCTCAGCCGCGAGACCGTCATTGCCTCCAAGCTCGAGGGTATGGCCCGCTGGCGCGAGATACTGTTCGCCTTCATGCTGAAAAATGCCAACGGCAATCTGCGCTTCTTCAATCTGCCGCTGAACCGGGTGATTGAATTGGGAACGCAGGTCGAAATGTAA